The genome window TTTGTGGCCACCACCCATGTAGCGCATGGTCATCTTACCGCTGTTGTTACGTCCGCCTGATCTTGTGTTAGACGAAACCACCAACGACTTTTCAGGAACGTTTGTTGTGATATCCGACGTATCAGTATCTATGCGGAAGCGGGTACCCGGCGTAACCGGTTTAAATCTTTTAACTGCCATCTCTTTATTTATATACCGCTATAAAAATCAATTACTTCTCCGTCTTTCAACGTAATAACCGCTTTTTTGTAAGTTGCAGCGCGGCCGCTAACGGCGCCTGCCTTAGTATTGCGGGTCTTCAGTTTTCCAACGTATTTCATAGTGTTTACAGCTTTCACGGTAACACCATACATAGCCTCAACGGCTCCTTTGATCTGAATTTTGTTAGCTCTGTGATCAACTTTGAAAGCATAACGATTAAGCTTCTCTGTTAATTGAGCTACTTTTTCAGTAAGTAAGGGTTTCTTTAAAATTTCCATAATTACTTAGCTAATGCTTCCTCCAAAGTTTTAAGAGCACCTGTGGTTAATATCAGCTTGCCTGCATTTAACACATCATAAGTGTTTAACTGGTTTGCTGTGATAACCTTAGTTCTTTTCAGGTTTCTGCTTGATAAATAAACATTGTTATTTGCAGCGCCTAATACTAAAAGTGTCTTTACGTCACTAACATTAAGATCTGCGGTAAGCTGTATATAGCTTTTTGTTTTGATTGACTCAAAAGAAAAATCTTCTACAACTACTATGTTGCTGTCTTTTGCCTTGTATGATAAAGCAGAGTTGCGTGCCAATGATTTAAGCTTTTTATTTAATTTGAAGCTATAATCGCGGGGCTGCGGACCGAATACACGGCCACCACCGTTAAACAATGGTGATTTCACACTACCTGCACGGGCACCACCGGTACCTTTTTGCTTATATAATTTGCGGGTTGAACCTGCAATTTCGTTACGCTGTTTTGACTTGTGTGTACCCTGACGCTGATTAGCTAAATACTGCTTAACATCAAGATAAATTGCGTGATCGTTTGGTTCAATACCGAATACGGATTCAGGAAGTTGCACCTTGGCACCTGTTTCTTTACCTGATACATTTACTACGTTAACTTCCATCTTATTTATCCACTATTACGAATGAACCCTTAGCTCCTGGGATGGAACCTTTAACAACCAACAGATTCTGCTCTGCGAAAACTTTCACAACTTGCAAGTTCTGAATCTTTACACGCTCATTTCCCATCTGACCCGCCATACGCATACCTTTAAATACGCGTGAAGGCCATGATGAAGCTCCCAATGAACCCGGTGCACGTAAACGATTGTGCTGACCGTGAGTTTGCATACCCACACCACCAAAACCGTGACGCTTTACCACACCCTGGAAACCTTTACCTTTTGAAGTACCAACCACATCCACAAAATCACCGATCTCGAAAATCTCAACGGTAACAGTGTCACCTAATGATTTTTCTTCCGGGAAAGTTTTGAATTCAACCAGTTTACGTTTTGGTGTAGTACCGGCTTTTTGGAAGTGGCCTTTTAAAGGACCTGTAGTGTGTTTTTCTTTTTTCTCGCCATATGCAAGCTGTATAGCCGCATATCCGTCTGTTTCAACAGATCTGATCTGTGTTACCACGCAAGGGCCAGCTTCGATTACTGTGCAGGGAATGTTTTTTCCTGCTTCATCGAAAATGCTGGTCATTCCTACTTTTTTACCAATAATTCCTGACATTTTCTTTTTTAGTTTGTGTCCATCGAAGCAGTAGGGCTTCGTTCAAGACATATTATTCCCCGTTAAGGGACGGCAAAGATAGAAATTTTAGATTAATTGTCAAATAGTTAGCAAGTTATTTTTTTATAAATATTTTGCGCAGGGTTTTTTAGTGAAAATAGTTGATTGCGTGAGGGGTTCACAGGTTAGTAATTAAACCCTGTAACCATTGATATGGTTTATTTTCCCGAAACCTGTTGTTTAAGTATGCTGATAAGATCTCCGTCCCTTAGTTTTATTAAACTAAGTATAATTAAAAAAATTACCGCCCCTGCTCCGAACGAGCCGAAGATCCAGGCAAGTTTATTGCCGTTTCTATTTGAATAAACATCATACACCGGTTTCAGAACAACCGGAAAACCATCAACAACATCACCTTTTAGCTTTATTGCATCAAGGTAATTCTGTGAATCGTTATTGTATGGGATTCTGTCGAGATAAATAAAACGATCAAAACGCATATTCCGGAAATCAGTTTCGCTCTGCGTTGCAAACGCCCTGTAGATTTGATCCTTTTCCTGAACCGTTAATCGGTTACTGATCGTTTTTGTGTACTTAACAGCAAGCCAGGCCGCAGGTGCAATTTTAGGCGGCGGGGATTCTGATTTGATTTTGAAACCTCTGGTTAATACCAGCAGTGCACCGAATTTGCCGGCATCACCATATTGAGGCATTACCAATGATGGATTCAAATAACGCATTCTACGGATTGAATCGGCCGGAAGCCTTTTTAAAACCTGCATGTTACTTAATTTTCCGTTGATGATAACCAGCCCTTTTGCATTCAGGTTATTCCGCATAACTGTTA of Mucilaginibacter xinganensis contains these proteins:
- the rplC gene encoding 50S ribosomal protein L3 — encoded protein: MSGIIGKKVGMTSIFDEAGKNIPCTVIEAGPCVVTQIRSVETDGYAAIQLAYGEKKEKHTTGPLKGHFQKAGTTPKRKLVEFKTFPEEKSLGDTVTVEIFEIGDFVDVVGTSKGKGFQGVVKRHGFGGVGMQTHGQHNRLRAPGSLGASSWPSRVFKGMRMAGQMGNERVKIQNLQVVKVFAEQNLLVVKGSIPGAKGSFVIVDK
- the rplD gene encoding 50S ribosomal protein L4, with the translated sequence MEVNVVNVSGKETGAKVQLPESVFGIEPNDHAIYLDVKQYLANQRQGTHKSKQRNEIAGSTRKLYKQKGTGGARAGSVKSPLFNGGGRVFGPQPRDYSFKLNKKLKSLARNSALSYKAKDSNIVVVEDFSFESIKTKSYIQLTADLNVSDVKTLLVLGAANNNVYLSSRNLKRTKVITANQLNTYDVLNAGKLILTTGALKTLEEALAK
- the rplW gene encoding 50S ribosomal protein L23 — encoded protein: MEILKKPLLTEKVAQLTEKLNRYAFKVDHRANKIQIKGAVEAMYGVTVKAVNTMKYVGKLKTRNTKAGAVSGRAATYKKAVITLKDGEVIDFYSGI